GATTTTATAAGACTTTATAGAAATATTCTTCCTATCAGTTATATTTTGTTTTCTATTGCGGTGACTCAAAGTAAAAATGAAAAAATGATCATTTTTAAAATAGCAACAATAGTGTTTTTGTTTTTTTCAGAGTGGCTTTTTGCCTATTATATGAGTGGTAGTGATGTCTTTTACCCTATTTTTGAACAAAATCACATATTTAATTTTTTTAAAAAATGATATTTATAGGCATTTTAATGATATATACCAAAAAAGTTCGTAAATTGGAGATTTATTAAATTGAAAATGAACAAGAGATTTTCCACAGTAATAACTAATGTTTTCTATGCGTTTTCGGCACAAGGTATTTCTTTTTTGCTAAGTGTGATCTTATCGCTAATTGTGCCAAAGATATTAGGCGTTGAGGAGTTTAGCTATTGGCAGTTATCAATTTTTTATATGACGTATCTAGGATTCTTTCATTTTGGCCTGAACGATGGTATTTATTTAAGACTCGGTGGAGAAGAGTATAAAAGATTAGACTATAAATCTTTAGGTTCTCAATTCTGGATAGCTTTTATCTTCCATTGTGTAATAGGGTGCTCCTTTATCATCTATAGTTTGTTATTTATTGATGATTGGAAGCGTCAGTTTGTAATTGTAACTACGGGTATTTATTTGCCTTTGATTAATGCAATTGGTTTTATTGGTTACATTTTCCAATCTGTAAATAGAACTAAATTATTTTCTCTATCAGTAATAATAGACAAACTGTGGTTTATTATTGTAGTAATTATACTTCTGATTTGTAAAAATGATAATTTTATCTGGTTTGTTATTTTGGATATTATCGGAAAGTTGGCTTCAATAGGCTTCTTAATATGGAATGGGAAAACAATTATCGTTTCTAAACCGCACTTTTCAAAAAAAATACTCAAAGAGATTTATAAAAATATATCCATTGGAATTAATTTGATGTTTTCAAATGTCGCAGGTTTGTTTATTTTAGGTAGTGGTAGGTTTGTAGTAGATAAAAATTGGGGGATTGAAGTATTTGGTGTTTTTTCGCTGGCAGTAACTTTAGCAACTTTTTTGCTTTCTTTTATTGCTCAAATAAGTATGGTTTTATTTCCCGCTCTTCGACAAAGCAAAGAAGAACAGCAAAAAAAATTTTTTGGGATTTCACGTGAAATACTAGGATGGACTTTGCCGGGATTTCTTCTAGTGTATATGCCGTTATATTATGTTTTGAACTTATGGCTACCACAATATAAAGAAAGTTTAGTATATTTAATTTTTTTGCTTCCATTATGTGTTTATGAAGGAAAAATGAACTTGCTATGCACTACATATTTTAAAGTTTTACGTTTAGAAAAAAAATTACTTAAAATTAATCTTATATCCTTATCATTAAGCATTTTACTTGCTGTGCTAGGTGGCTATTTAATTCATGATATATATGTAGTCGTACTTTCTTCAGTAATAGCAATAGCATTTAGGAGTATTCTTTCGGAATTCTACTTAATAAAGTTGCTAGGAGGAAAGGCACTAGTGAAAGTTGCAGAGGAAGCATTGTTAGTTCTGATTTTTGTGAGTGCTACTTGGTTTACAGGACCATTTAAAGGGTTTTACATATATTTATTTTGTTATGGTATATATTTAATTTGCTCTAGAAAAAAAATAAAAACTACTGTTTACTTTTTGAAAAAACATATTAGCTAATATAATTTAATAATAATTTTTATATTTTGGAAACTCATAGTCGTAAGTTGTATAAATGTATTTAGCAGAGGAGTGAAGTTATGAAAGGCATAATCCTAGCAGGTGGCTCCGGCACCCGGCTCTATCCGTTAACCATGGTAACCAGTAAGCAGTTACTGCCTGTTTACGATAAGCCCATGATCTATTATCCTTTATCCACCTTAATGCTAGCCGGAATTAAAGATATCCTTATCATCTCCACACCTGAGGATACTCCGAGATTTGAGAGTCTTTTGGGGGATGGTTCTCAGTTTGGGATCTCTCTACAATACATAGTACAACCCAGTCCTGACGGTTTGGCTCAGGCTTTTATTTTGGGCGAATCGTTCATTGGGAATGACTCTGTGGCTATGATTCTTGGCGATAATATTTATTATGGGAATGGTATCCGTAAGATGCTTCAGCGTGCTTCCGGGAAGGCGCAGGGGGCGACTGTGTTCGGGTATCATGTCCATGATCCGGAACGGTTCGGTGTGGTGGAGTTCAATGATGAAGGCAAGGTACTGAGTGTGGAAGAGAAGCCGGTACAGCCTAAGTCTAATTATGCGATTACGGGTCTGTACTTCTATGATAACCGTGTTGTGGAGATTGCCAAGAACGTGCAGCCTTCTTCCCGGGGTGAACTTGAGATCACTTCTATTAATGAAGCATATCTTAAGATGGGAGAATTGGATGTGGAACTCCTGGGCCGCGGCTTTACCTGGCTGGATACGGGGACTCATCAGAGTCTGGTGGATGCCACCAATTTTGTCCGGACGATTGAGGATCATCAGGGGATCAAGATTGCCGCGCTCGAAGAGATTGCATATATTAACGGATGGATTACGAAGGAGCACCTGCTCCGTTGCGGGCAGAAGCTAAGCAAGACTGGCTACGGCCAGTACCTGATCAAGGTTGCTACCGGGAAAATTCAATATTAAGCAGTAGAGGTGTAGAGGATATGAAGTTAACAGAAACGGCGCTTCCAGGCGTGTATATAGTTGAACCTGCGGTATTCGGGGACCACCGGGGATGGTTCATGGAGACGTTCAGTGATGCGAAGTTCAGAGAGCAGGGCATCGATATTGCTTTTGTACAGGATAATCAGTCCTATTCTGCGGTTAAGGGCACCTTGCGCGGCCTGCATTATCAGCTCAATCCCAAGGCTCAGACCAAGCTGGTGCGTTGTACCCGTGGAGCCATCTTCGATGTGGCCGTGGATGTCAGAGCAGGCAGTCCCGCTTATGGAAAGTGGTTCGGTGTTGAACTAAGCGCGGAGAATAAGAAGCAGCTGCTGATTCCCAAAGGGTTCGCTCACGGGTTCATGACGCTGACCGAGGATGTTGAAGTTCAGTATAAGTGTGATGAGCTGTATGCTCCAGACTGTGATGGCGGCATTCTCTGGAATGATCCGGCTATCGGGATTGAGTGGCCCCTCCACGTTACGCCCGTTCTCTCCGGCAAAGACGAGCAGGCTCCGTTGCTGCAAGACGGTGTTCTGAATTTTACCTATACTCCCTGAAGCAGGTCGAAATTCAATTGAATGATTCTGAGGTGTAATTGATGAATAGAAAGAAATTGCTGGTCACCGGAGGTGCCGGTTTCATTGGCGGAAATTTCGTGCAGTACATTATTGATAAGTACTCCGATTACGATGTCTATAACCTGGATCTGTTAACCTATGCTGGTGACCTCACCAAGCACAAAGAGATTGAGGATCGGGATAACTACCACTTCGTTCAGGCGGATATTGCGGACCGTGAGGCTATTCAGTCTCTTTTTGCAGGGGAGCGATTTGATTATGTGGTACATTTCGCAGCTGAGAGTCATGTGGACCGCTCTATTACAGATCCGGCGGTATTCGTCCGCACGAATGTGATGGGAACCCAGGTGCTGTTGGATGCTTCCCGTGCGATTGGAGTGACCAAGTTCGTTCATGTGTCTACGGATGAAGTGTATGGTGAGTTGGACTGGGACCCTACGGTATTCTTTACGGAAGAGACGCCTTTGCAGCCTAATAGTCCTTATAGTGCCAGCAAAGCGTCATCTGATCTGTTAGTCCGTGCGTATCACGAAACCTTCGGCTTACCGATGAACATTACCCGCTGCTCTAATAATTATGGCCCTTATCACTTCCCGGAGAAGCTCATTCCCCTTACGATCTCTAAGGTTCTGAATGAGCAGAAGGTTCCTGTCTATGGAGATGGCGTGAATATCCGGGATTGGCTGCATGTGTGGGATCATTGTGCTGCGATTGATTTGGTGCTGCATGAGGGCGTAAGCGGTGAGGTGTACAACGTAGGGGGGCATAATGAACGCACCAATCTTGAGGTTGTGAAGACGATTATTCATACTTTGGGGAAATCTGAGGATTTGATTGAATTCGTTACCGACCGGCTGGGTCATGATAAACGTTATGCGATTGATCCAACGAAGCTGGAGCGGTTGGGCTGGAAGCCTACGTACACGTTCGAGACTGGGATCGCCCAGACCATCCAGTGGTATACGGAGAATGCACATTGGTGGGAACAGATTCTTAGCGGCGAGTACCGGAAGTAGCTTATGAGCCGTAACCTAACTAGGACCAAGATGGGCAAGCGCAGAAAAAGAATTCTTTTTCTGTTCTTGCCCCTTCTGTTAATGCTCTTGCTGTTCCTGTGTGCGGGACGCTTCCTTCCGCTCTCGGAGATTCCCAAGCAGGCCGATGTCATTATCGTCCTCAGTGGCGGGGGAGGGCGGGTGGAGCAAGGGGTTAAGCTGTTTCAAAGTGGCTATGCGCCGCAGCTCCTGTTGTCTAACGCTAAGGAGGGGGCCGGCTCTGCCGGTGACATGCGCGAAACTGCCCTCTCCTTAGGCATCCCGGAATCTGCTATCTTGACGGAAGACGCTGCCGAGAGCACCTACCAGAACGCGCAGCTCACGCTCCCGATCATGAAGCAGAAGGGCTTCAAGTCGGCGATTGTGGTGTCGTCGGATTTTCATATGCGGCGGGTGAAGATTATCTTCGATCATGTGTATAGGAAGTCGGGGATTGCGCTGACTTATATCGGGGCGGATTCGGGCTATAACGCGAAGACGTGGTGGAGTGACCGGTATAGCCGGGAGATGACGTTTAACGAATATATCAAGATGATTGGCAATGCCTTCGGCTACAATGGCCCGGAAGCGAAGGGGTCGCTGGAGCAGATTAAGCGCTGGTTCCGCAGTGGTTGAAGCAGGGGGGACAGTAGAGGCAGCAGCTTTGCAATTGTGATACCAGGACGACAGAGACCTTATGTGACTACTAGGTGTTTCTGCTGAATCATAACGCCGCGAAGCTGGCGGGATTGCCTGTCCGGAAGTTGCCGGATATAATAACAGGATTCTAACAAAGAAGACATAGACGATGTTCATATGCAGCAGGTTATCTTTTCGATAACCTGCTCTTTATCTTGATTTACCTTAATTTAATTATCCACTATCATCTTTATACACCTGACACTACGATATTCAAGGCTTTGATTTTCCCGTTATTAAGCTTGAAGCGGAAATCCAGTGGAATTGGACTGCCCTTGAAATTACCTGAAATCGTGGCGGTGACCACCGTTTCGTCATTTTTCTCCACACAATTGTTGACTTCAGTCCTACCCGCGGCGTCCCTGTTGGCCTTCACAATAAACTTGCTGATAACTTCGGGACCATGAAATTCTTCTCCATTGTCAACTAATATGGCATCCTCTGCAAAGCAGTTAGCGAGAAGGTCGTCGTCACAGATATCTGAGGCATGATAATAGGCTGCAATAGGCTGCGGTAAAGGAATTGCCTTACTGTTAGAGGAAAGAACATTGTGCAGGCGTGTAATCTTATCTCCATCCACAGTAAAATGAAAATCAAAATAAAGGGGGTCAGGTAGTCCGGTTTTGTCGTAATTTCCGTCTGATTGTGCGGTAACAACGATCTCCTTGGCATTCTCAACAACATTTTTGATTTCCAGTCTTAAGCCTACTCCGAAATAGTCGTGGTCGCTCCACTCTTTGATAGCGGTTTTCCCGTGATATTCTTTGCCAGCGTCGAAAACAATGGCATCCTCGGCAAAGATCGAAAGGAAGGTCGCGGGATCATTTGTATTTGTCGCATGAAAATGTTCCTCAACCGGTCGGGGGAATTGGATTTTGTTTATCATAATCATCATTCTCCTTTATAATGTGCGGACAACGCCGCAGCTCAATTACAGTTCTTAATATAAAGGACAAAACCTGACAACAGCCCGTCTGGTTTTGGATTAATAATAAATATGTGAATATGACACACCGCTGTCGTGTTTAGAACGATATACTGTATTTGAATTGAGGTGATTGAATGCAGATCAGCAGACTTTTCGGCATTGTTTATTACTTGCTGGAGAAAAAAGAATCTACGGGGCAAGAGCTTGCCGACCGTTTTGAAGTATCGGTTAGAACCATATATCGCGATATTGAGACCTTAAGCAGTGCTGGCATACCTGTCTATACGAATCAAGGCAGAGGCGGCGGAATCGTCATTCTTGACAAATTTATACTAAACAAGTCGTTACTTTCTGAAAAAGAACAGGATGAAATACTGCTCGCCTTGCAGAATCTATCAGCAGCGCGGTATCCGGAAATTGAGACTATTCTTTCACGATTAAGCAGCCTTTTCAAAAAGAGCGATGTGAATTGGATTGAATTGGACTTTTCTCCCTGGGGAAGTGATGAAAGAAACAAAGAAAATTTCAATGCACTAAAAATGGCAATTATAAGCAAACATATTATTATATTTGAATATTTCAATACCTCAGGTGTGAAAAGCTTACGCAGGGTTGAGCCGCTTAAGTTGATTTTTAAGGATAAGGCATGGTATTTGAAAGCGTATTGCTATGATAAAAGAACATACAGAACATTCAAAATATCCCGTATGGCAAATATCGAAATCACTGAAGAGGTTGTGGAGCAAGAGACATTAGTGGAATCTGAGGCTGAAGCGACAGATAATCAATTTCAGAAATTTATTGATATTCGGTTAAAGATCTCTCCGGCGGGAGCGTATAGAATATACGATGACTTTAGTGAAAAACAAATAACAAAACATGAAGATGGATCTTTTACTGTTAATGCATCCATGCCCGAAGGAGATTGGCTTTCAAATTACTTTCTCTCTTATGGCCCGATTATTGAAGCGATGGAGCCTGAAAGTCTACGGGATGCTGTGATGAGCAAGATAGAGGTGATGATAGGGAATTTGAATCGAAAGGGTGGCCCTGCCTTATGAGACCCCTAGGGTCTCTTTTTTTTTGCCCTTATGGCAAACGGGTTGCCTGTAGTTCACGGATTAGACTAATCTGCAGCAGTCTACGTTATTGACCATTGGAATAATGTGACATATTATTACAACTATAAAAGAAATTATATTGGATTCCAGTTAGGTGGTGTTTGCATGGTCCCTACTACTAGAACTATGATACGTGATCTATTAGCGTTGCATTTGTCGCAGAAGGGAATGTCTATTCATCAATTTTCCATACAATCCGGAATTAATTCAGGAACGCTTAGCCGGATACTTAGTGGTCATCAGCCCATTGCTATGAACCATCTGGAGCGAATCACCAAGGCGATGGATCTGCCAGAGGATCATTTCTATAGCTTATATGTGGATGAATGTTTCTATTTCTCGTCACCCACTTGGCGGCGTCTGCGGCCTTTTCTTGTGCGGTCGGCTGAGCTGGGCCGTCTGGATTGCGTTGAACAGGTGGTTCAGAATCTGCTGGAGAATCTGGTCTATGCCCCCATGCTGTTCGAAGTGGCTGAAGGACTGTTTCAAGAGGGGCTGTGGCAGGCTGCCGAATTATTGTATAAGAATGTGAGTGTCAGTGAGAAGTATCAGAATTCCGAGAGACTCGCGTTATGCCAATACCGTCTATTCCGAATCGCCATTGGTGATGACCAGACGAAGAATTTGCAGGCTGCGCATCTCTTCGAATGTTACCTGGACCGGCTGGATGAAGCGGATCAGTTAGATGGATTGAAGCATCTCGCTCATGTATATGTTTCATTGAACAACTGGCTTAAGGTGGATGAGTTGGCAAAGCAAATGCAGCAATTAGCGACTCTTCGTTATAATCTCCAGCGTCAGTCGGACCGCAGAGAGAGTAACGAGGAAAAAACTGAGAAACCACTGTACTTCTACATCTTGTACGCACAGCTTATCCGTTCATATGTGTGTGAACAAATAGGAGACTACCCATCGGCATTAGATTGGGTGTCCCTCTATATGGATGGAAGCTGGATACAGGAAGACGATGGAGAAGTGAAGCGGACTGTGGCTCAGTTCCATGAGTGGGGTACCGCAAACAGACTACTCTATCGAGTGATGCAAGGACAACACGAGGCGCTCTCTGAATATGTTGAATATATCTCCCACCGGACAGATGAGATATTTACAGCGTTATACAGTATTGTCATATCGGCTAACCGCTACAATTGGAATGTTGATTATATTCTGGAGCGATTTGCTGCCTATATTCCTTACCGGACGTATTCTACAGAATTTGGCGATTATAATCGGCAGGTTATGTTGGACCAACACACTCAATTCCTTGCTGAAATGGCAGCCTATTATTTACATAATGAACGTGAAGAAGGTATTAGATTCATCCTACAAAGTTTGGAATCGTCTGCTAGAATCAATGATGAGAGAAATATTATCAAATGTGTTGATCTATTCGAACAGCATCGGCATCTGGCAGGTGAAGAAGAGCAAGAGCAATACAAACTTCTAATTAGAGAGGTGCAGGTTTCACATGAACAGAAAATTTATCAAGCTTCTAGCTTCCTGTAGTCTGGCTATTGCAATTATTATACCGGTTGCTACTACTGAGACCGTAGCAAATATCAGCATTCAAAGTTTTATTCAAACTATGGGCCACGGTATAGGTGGCGGTTGATGCTTACTGGGCAGCAGCGTTATTTTGATGATTGGCAATGCCTTCGGCTACAATGGCCCGGAAGCTAAGGGTTCGTTGGAGCAGATCAAGCGCTGGTTCCTCAGGTAACGGGGTACGAGGACTGGCAATGGGTGAAGCTGTGGTAACACCGGTGGAAGAAACGGCTACGCAAATGTGATATCGGATGACAGAGACCTTACGAGACCCCTAGGGTCTCTATTTTTTTGCCATCATGGCAAACGGGTTGCCAGTTCACGGATTGTACTAATCTGCAGCATTCTAAATTATTGACGATTGGAATAATGTGACATATTATTACAACTATAAAAGAAATTATATTGGATTCCAGTTAGGTGGTGTTTGCATGGTCTCTACTAGAACTATGATTCGCGATCAATTAGCGTTGTATTTGTCGCAGAAGGGAATGCCTATTAATCAATTCTCGGGACAATCCGGAATTAATTCAGGAACGCTTAGCCGGATACTAAGTGGTCACCAGCCCATTGCGATGAACCATCTGGAGCGAATTACCAAGGCGATGGATCTGCCGGAGGATCATTTCTATAGCTTTTACGTGGATGAATGTTTCTATTTCTCGTCACCCACCTGGCGGCGTCTGCGGCCTTTTCTTGTGCGCTCGGCTGAACTGGGCCGTCTGGATTGCGTTGAGCAGGTGGTTCAGAATCTGCTGGAGAATCTGGTCTATGCCCCCATGCTGTTCGAAGTGGCTGAAGGACTGTTTCAAGAGGGGCTGTGGCAGGCTGCCGAATTATTGTATAAGAATGTGAGTGTCAGTGAGAAGTATCAGAATTCCGAGAGACTCGCGTTATGCCAATACCGTCTATTCCGAATCGCCATTGGTGACGACCAGACGCGGAATTTGCAGGCGGCGTATATCTTCGAAGGTTACCTGGACCGGCTGGATGAAGCGGATCAATTGGACGGGGTGAATCATTTGGGTCATGTCTATGGTTCAATGAATCAGTGGCATAAGGTGGATGAACTGGCGAAGAAGATGCTGCAATTAGCAACTCTTCGTTATAATCTCCAGCGGCAGTCTAACCGTAGAGAGAGTGACGAGAAAAAAACCGAAAAACCCCTATACTTCTATATCCTGTATGCACAGCTTATCCGTTCAACTGTGTGTGAGGAATTAGGAGACTTCAATTCG
The sequence above is a segment of the Paenibacillus sp. FSL R7-0204 genome. Coding sequences within it:
- a CDS encoding helix-turn-helix transcriptional regulator; this translates as MQISRLFGIVYYLLEKKESTGQELADRFEVSVRTIYRDIETLSSAGIPVYTNQGRGGGIVILDKFILNKSLLSEKEQDEILLALQNLSAARYPEIETILSRLSSLFKKSDVNWIELDFSPWGSDERNKENFNALKMAIISKHIIIFEYFNTSGVKSLRRVEPLKLIFKDKAWYLKAYCYDKRTYRTFKISRMANIEITEEVVEQETLVESEAEATDNQFQKFIDIRLKISPAGAYRIYDDFSEKQITKHEDGSFTVNASMPEGDWLSNYFLSYGPIIEAMEPESLRDAVMSKIEVMIGNLNRKGGPAL
- a CDS encoding nuclear transport factor 2 family protein: MINKIQFPRPVEEHFHATNTNDPATFLSIFAEDAIVFDAGKEYHGKTAIKEWSDHDYFGVGLRLEIKNVVENAKEIVVTAQSDGNYDKTGLPDPLYFDFHFTVDGDKITRLHNVLSSNSKAIPLPQPIAAYYHASDICDDDLLANCFAEDAILVDNGEEFHGPEVISKFIVKANRDAAGRTEVNNCVEKNDETVVTATISGNFKGSPIPLDFRFKLNNGKIKALNIVVSGV
- the rfbB gene encoding dTDP-glucose 4,6-dehydratase gives rise to the protein MNRKKLLVTGGAGFIGGNFVQYIIDKYSDYDVYNLDLLTYAGDLTKHKEIEDRDNYHFVQADIADREAIQSLFAGERFDYVVHFAAESHVDRSITDPAVFVRTNVMGTQVLLDASRAIGVTKFVHVSTDEVYGELDWDPTVFFTEETPLQPNSPYSASKASSDLLVRAYHETFGLPMNITRCSNNYGPYHFPEKLIPLTISKVLNEQKVPVYGDGVNIRDWLHVWDHCAAIDLVLHEGVSGEVYNVGGHNERTNLEVVKTIIHTLGKSEDLIEFVTDRLGHDKRYAIDPTKLERLGWKPTYTFETGIAQTIQWYTENAHWWEQILSGEYRK
- the rfbC gene encoding dTDP-4-dehydrorhamnose 3,5-epimerase translates to MKLTETALPGVYIVEPAVFGDHRGWFMETFSDAKFREQGIDIAFVQDNQSYSAVKGTLRGLHYQLNPKAQTKLVRCTRGAIFDVAVDVRAGSPAYGKWFGVELSAENKKQLLIPKGFAHGFMTLTEDVEVQYKCDELYAPDCDGGILWNDPAIGIEWPLHVTPVLSGKDEQAPLLQDGVLNFTYTP
- a CDS encoding oligosaccharide flippase family protein; translated protein: MNKRFSTVITNVFYAFSAQGISFLLSVILSLIVPKILGVEEFSYWQLSIFYMTYLGFFHFGLNDGIYLRLGGEEYKRLDYKSLGSQFWIAFIFHCVIGCSFIIYSLLFIDDWKRQFVIVTTGIYLPLINAIGFIGYIFQSVNRTKLFSLSVIIDKLWFIIVVIILLICKNDNFIWFVILDIIGKLASIGFLIWNGKTIIVSKPHFSKKILKEIYKNISIGINLMFSNVAGLFILGSGRFVVDKNWGIEVFGVFSLAVTLATFLLSFIAQISMVLFPALRQSKEEQQKKFFGISREILGWTLPGFLLVYMPLYYVLNLWLPQYKESLVYLIFLLPLCVYEGKMNLLCTTYFKVLRLEKKLLKINLISLSLSILLAVLGGYLIHDIYVVVLSSVIAIAFRSILSEFYLIKLLGGKALVKVAEEALLVLIFVSATWFTGPFKGFYIYLFCYGIYLICSRKKIKTTVYFLKKHIS
- a CDS encoding helix-turn-helix domain-containing protein, which gives rise to MVSTRTMIRDQLALYLSQKGMPINQFSGQSGINSGTLSRILSGHQPIAMNHLERITKAMDLPEDHFYSFYVDECFYFSSPTWRRLRPFLVRSAELGRLDCVEQVVQNLLENLVYAPMLFEVAEGLFQEGLWQAAELLYKNVSVSEKYQNSERLALCQYRLFRIAIGDDQTRNLQAAYIFEGYLDRLDEADQLDGVNHLGHVYGSMNQWHKVDELAKKMLQLATLRYNLQRQSNRRESDEKKTEKPLYFYILYAQLIRSTVCEELGDFNSALDWVSLYMDGNWIQENNEEVKRTVAQFQEWGTANRLLYRVMGGQYEALSDYVAYISDRPDEIFIALYNIILSANRYDWNVDSILERFAAYLPCRTNLAEYGILHNKQIITNQYTQFLAELAAYYLNNKRKEGIGFILQSLESSARINNESNVIKCVDLFGQHRNQANEEENEQYKVQIGAYL
- the rfbA gene encoding glucose-1-phosphate thymidylyltransferase RfbA; this encodes MKGIILAGGSGTRLYPLTMVTSKQLLPVYDKPMIYYPLSTLMLAGIKDILIISTPEDTPRFESLLGDGSQFGISLQYIVQPSPDGLAQAFILGESFIGNDSVAMILGDNIYYGNGIRKMLQRASGKAQGATVFGYHVHDPERFGVVEFNDEGKVLSVEEKPVQPKSNYAITGLYFYDNRVVEIAKNVQPSSRGELEITSINEAYLKMGELDVELLGRGFTWLDTGTHQSLVDATNFVRTIEDHQGIKIAALEEIAYINGWITKEHLLRCGQKLSKTGYGQYLIKVATGKIQY
- a CDS encoding transcriptional regulator, giving the protein MSIHQFSIQSGINSGTLSRILSGHQPIAMNHLERITKAMDLPEDHFYSLYVDECFYFSSPTWRRLRPFLVRSAELGRLDCVEQVVQNLLENLVYAPMLFEVAEGLFQEGLWQAAELLYKNVSVSEKYQNSERLALCQYRLFRIAIGDDQTKNLQAAHLFECYLDRLDEADQLDGLKHLAHVYVSLNNWLKVDELAKQMQQLATLRYNLQRQSDRRESNEEKTEKPLYFYILYAQLIRSYVCEQIGDYPSALDWVSLYMDGSWIQEDDGEVKRTVAQFHEWGTANRLLYRVMQGQHEALSEYVEYISHRTDEIFTALYSIVISANRYNWNVDYILERFAAYIPYRTYSTEFGDYNRQVMLDQHTQFLAEMAAYYLHNEREEGIRFILQSLESSARINDERNIIKCVDLFEQHRHLAGEEEQEQYKLLIREVQVSHEQKIYQASSFL
- a CDS encoding YdcF family protein; amino-acid sequence: MSRNLTRTKMGKRRKRILFLFLPLLLMLLLFLCAGRFLPLSEIPKQADVIIVLSGGGGRVEQGVKLFQSGYAPQLLLSNAKEGAGSAGDMRETALSLGIPESAILTEDAAESTYQNAQLTLPIMKQKGFKSAIVVSSDFHMRRVKIIFDHVYRKSGIALTYIGADSGYNAKTWWSDRYSREMTFNEYIKMIGNAFGYNGPEAKGSLEQIKRWFRSG